AtggtgataaataaaaacattaaaggcCCAACAACCCATGACCAGTTTGGCTTTCATGTTCATTTCAAAGGGACAGATGatcctcttttttcctttaatgataCGTCTATGGTTTGTTCCATAATTAACACACTCTGTGAAGTATGGTGAAGTATGTCACCTACTTTTATTGTAGCCTGAGGAAGGTTTGTGGGAACACTGTGAATTAACAGTTAATTGAATAAAGATTACGTTTAAGTGTTGCTCCCATGTttaatgtgttcatgttttttctAAGACATGAGGCTTTCTGGTGTCAGGTGAGGTTTATTATGTGACACACTAATCTTCCTGGAACCACTGTTGTCTATACAGAGTGCGGTATATACTATACCTCTACTGCTTCAGCAGCATTACTAGTCAAGCCAGTATTACACTGCATAGAAAAGACAACTTGGTGtgtcaaaatatcaaaaataacCAGATTCAGTCAGGCTGCCTGGTGAGTTGTTCTATTGGATTAAACTTTCCATCACCCCCCTGCTTAGTCATTCAGCTGTTTGTGGGGGTCTGTGTGGTATAAGAGTGGATAGGTCTTGTTTCCTGTCCACCAAAATGGATTCCTCAGCTTTGTGAGGGTCCTGTCTATAAATACCAGTGACTTACAGAGTGACTGACAGCCACCGACAGCTGCAGCCACTAGCCAACCAACCCGTGGACACTATTCACAGCAATCTGAGCAGCCCTGTGAAGGCTGACAGTCCTGCTTCTGTTGTGGAGAGTGAGTAGGGTGCCCACGAAACCCAACCAGGACCGGGCAACagaacaaaatggctgccatgaCTATAGACCCAGCGGAACAGCCTCGGATGTACCAACAGACCCTCCTTCAGGATGGACTGTGCGACCTGTTGGAGAATGACAAATTTGTGGATTGTGTCCTCAAAATCCAGGACAAGGAGTTCCCATGCCACCGCTTGGTTTTGGCGGCCAGCAGCCCCTTCTTCAAGGCCATGTTCCTGTCTGACCTGGAGGAGAGCAAGAAGCGTGAGATTGTCCTCAAAGATGTGGAGCCAGGTGTTATGGGGATGATCCTGCGCTACTTATACACCTCTGACATTAATCTGACAGAGCAGAATGTCCAGGATATCTTCATGGCTGCTAACATGTACCAGATCCcctccattttctctgtatgtgtgtcctaCCTCCAGGATAAACTGGTGCTGGGTAACTGCTTGGCTATCTTCAGATTGGGGCTGCTGCTGGATTGTCCCAGGCTCACTCTGAGTGCTAGAGAGTTCATCTGTGAACGTTACCAGGTTGTTGTCAGGGACCAGGACTTCTTGCAGCTGGACCCAAGCGAGTTGGCCCTCATCATCACCTCAGATTCCCTCAATGTGGAGCGGGAGGAGCTGGTGTTTGAATCCCTGATGGACTGGGTCAAACATGACGAGAAAAGCCGGACTAAGGACCTGCAAGAGCTGTTGCACTGCATTCGTTTTAGGCTTATACCTTTGGATTACTTCAAAGAAAAAGTGGAGCGCCACCAGTACATCCGGTTCAGCCAGGAGATCAAGGAGGAGTTGGATCTGGTCAGGGATGCTCACAGAGGGCGTCTGCCAAAGCCCAAGAAGCTCAGCCGTGATGAGGCAAAGGGGGGAGAAGGAAGTGAAGACGAGGAGGATGGTGATGAGGAAGGGTACCTGCCGGGCATACTCAACAACAACCCTCGCTTTGGGATGTTTGAGATAGACCTGATACTTATGATCAATAACACAGGGACTGTGGCCTACGACCCGGTGGGAAATGAATGCTTCGTGGTGTCAGAATCCACAGAAATTCCCAAAAACCACTCCAGCCTGGTCACCAAGCAGAACCAGGTGTTTGTTGTTGGAGGACTTATCTACAATGAGGAGGATAAGGACGACCCATTCAGTTCATACTTCCTACAGGTAGTGTATCAATCATAAAGACCACCTGTAGTTCTTTGTTATCTGAAAACAATTTGCTTTTCTTACAGTTCTACTTCTTTCTACTTCCTGTAAAACCCATTTTAATATGTATCTACAAAATGTTGATTTCTTCTATATTTCACTACTCACATATCATTCTATTCATTCTCAGTTTGACCCAGTGAGTTCAGAATGGTTAGGGATGCCCTCACAACCCAACCCTCGCTGTCTGTTTGGgctgacagaagcagagaacTCCATCTTTGTTGTGGGAGGAAAGGAACTGAAGGAAGGCGAGCATGCCCTGGATTCAGTCATGATCTATGACAGACAGTGAGTACAGACGTTCATCTTGAAATGGAACTTAAATACTGAGAGTCACGCTGATAAAGTTTTCCATAGATACAGTAATTGTCTCACTATGCATTTATGGCAGATTCATTGGATTTCTGAATGGTTTATTTAGCTTTAAAAGAGAAATTTATCAACCTATAAAGGAATCCTTCAGTTTAACTGAAAAATCACTATTCAgagataaatgtttttctttggacAACAACGTAGCTTTGTGAATTCTTTGGCATTTCCATCAGTTTTATTAGAATTGTTATATGAGTCAGCAGAGTCATCTTCATCATCTAAAGAGTCACTGTTCATAATAttatacatgtacagtacatgcattTACCCGGTATATGTTTTTGTACACAGGTCATTCAAATGGGGGGAATCAGATCCTCTGCCTTATGAAGTATATGGCCATGGAACTGTATCCCACAAAGGTCTTGTCTATGTTATTGGAGGAAAGTCTGAGAGCAAGTATGTAACACTCCAGATAGTCTATGACTTAACTATAACCtgatattttacagttaaatTACACACCAGGAGTGTGTTTTTACAATGTGGATTCATTTGATAAAAAGAACATTGTTTCAACATCCCTATTCAACATCTATACATATTAAATATACAGTTTCTGACAGTGATATCATATTGCCAAATAAAACCTTAAGGTGCCAGACTTTGTTCTAATCTTGTTGTACTATTCATTTTGTAAAAGCCAGCATCACTTTGAATGTTTTAGAACTGAACCAATCAGCATTGCACTTCCATAAACCTGGGATACTCACAagtaacacattaaaaaaagacagagaggaatgtttaaaatcaaagcagcagaggtcCAGTTTacctgacttttagtccctagCATGGGtaaagctccaaaaacacaacacaacatcatcagtcgttgtcatttaaaaaaaggggaaaaagctTCTATATGAAGCGATATATAACTGTGACAGGCTGAGTAGTACTCATACTCACAGAGTGTCCCTTTAACACACTGtattacatgttttattcaggAAATGCATGAGAAGAGTCTGTGTCTACAATCCCACTAAGTTTGAGTGGAAGGACCTGGCTCCTCTGAAGACAGCCCGCTCCCTGTTTGGCATCTCCATCCACAAAGACCAGATATTTGTGGTGACAGGGGTCACAGACGCAGGCCTCACCTGCTCTGCGGAGGTCTACGACATTGCCACCAACAAGTgagacagctgtttttttttttttttttttatgacctACTTTATCTCATGGTTATGATGTGAAGCATCTGTCCACAGTAGTGAAATGACTCACCAAGCATGAATAGTAGATCATTAGGTCATAAAATTGCGCTTGTTGTACTGATGTGTATATCATATGATAATATAGCAGCTTATTTAACAGCATCATCTTCCCTGTATGTGTGGTTATTATACTGTTGTCCTCCAGGTGGTCTGAGTTCACAGAGTTCCCTCAGGAGCGCAGTTCCCTTAACCTGATCTCTTTGGGAGACTTCCTGTACGCTGTGGGGGGCTTTGCCATGATGCCCAGTGAAACTAGTGAGGAGCCTGTCCCAACAGAGATGACTGACATCTGGAGGTAACAGTCTACATTACCTGGCTATAATTTTACAGTAtgcaaatattcaaaaaataacacattataatGTATTTAGAAGCAAATATAAGGAGATATAAGGGTGTAATGTATATTAACAATTATGACTTCTCTGAAGacatatataatattattacaACTGCGTTTTACTTTgttgtcattcattatctatttATATACCAGCTTCAGGCTGCACATAGGACTTATAGTTGTTGACAAATACATTGACAAACACTTATATCTGCTTATAACTACATAATAGTGTAGTGTAATAGTGTTATAAACTATTTAGTACATGTTTAAATGTggcttataaatgctaaataggaGACCTTAAGGTGTAACCTTTAGCTAAGTATGTCATTGcatttgttcaaataaaaaggaaacactgtTAGATTAACACCCCAAGATTAAGATGAAACATATATTTTGTAAACTTTGCCCAAACAAACTGACCATTTTCACCtcataacagaaaaaacacaaataagtcttgaaatgttctgttttactcgttgtcaacaaatcccatgaaaaggCTAAAAGCAATAATTAATTGATCCTACTAACATAAAGTTTCTTGTTATCAGAGCCTGATAAATCTTATTcttctgtgccatagagctccaccACCTTTAACACTCACTTAATAACCAAATGTGTATAAATCTGCAGCAAAAAATAGTCcaccaaaaacacactgatatcTTCTGCTTAGGTtatatttgctaaaaactacagtgacccTCTGTTTTAGGAAATGAGTGGGTCTCTTCAGAAGATAAAGTTTTAAAGATTGTTGTTCCCACTAAAGATTTCCATCTTTAGTGGGAACAACTAGGGTTGCAGCTGAGTGCCAAAGACCAGGTAAAGTATTTGGGGACAAACTGAtacattgtttggttttggtaTATTCACAGGAACTGCTGACAATAAGGAAAGCACAGAATAAAAGCAGACTTATAAAACATTGCAATTATGGTTGCATGACACTTAAGTGTCCCAGTTCCAGGGTCATGGTATTGTATACATTGTCTCGCTGTCACATAATACTGACATGGAACtaacacattattattaatgagCCTAACTTTTGTACAAATTTCCGCCTATAAAAAAGATCTATTTTTGTATATAATGTGTTTCAAATGGAGACAAAATGTATCTTTCATTCCAAAAATTCAATTTCCATTCTTTTTCTGTACTATTAATACTATTAATGGAGATATGACAGAAAGGCTTTTTCATATCAAATCAGTGTTGagatttcatttattattactgCCTGCTATTTTATAATCCTATAGGACACCAAACACTAACACATTTATCTTTCCCACAGATATGATGAGGCAGAGAAGAGCTGGACTGGGATTTTGCGAGAGATTAGCTATGCAGAGGGATCCACTGTTCTTCCAGTGCGTCTCAACACTCTGCGTCTCACTAAGTTATAACTGAACTGGACTGTTGGTGCCATGAGTTTAATGATATAGCATTAGCATACTCATTGAGTGTACTCATTATGGACATTGGCCAAAAATTAGCTTGGGGTACATAATGCTTCAGGGCAGCAATTGAGTTTGGTCTCTGAGGATGAAAAAAAGTTCTGAAATCAGCATCAGCTTGTTTTATCTCTTGTTTTACAGCAgggggagacacacacatgctaagtCTATGTAAAGCTGGAAGACAAGTTAGAATATCACACCAAATTTCTTGTATAAAAAGCTAAAATGTTGATTTGTACATCTGTTTTTGTTATcttatttcttaatttttctTTACTACCTGTTTGCTTTATTTAAACGGGAATAAACATAAAGGTTGATTGTGTTGCTTTCAATGACCACTCACTTCTACTTGGAACAACAGACCAGTTCACAGTGCAAAGGATTttattcatcttcatcattttgTTCAATAACATATTTACAGCTGATTCCACTTAATGTACACGATATTTACATGGCGACAAATAAGAGACACTTCATCAACAGTATTGACATTACACAAATAGCATGAGggagaaacatatttttaaatgtaaacatcaATTTCCAGTTGACACCTGAGCACTATAAGTTATCACCAGAAGAGACATCATAAACcatttcatttacagtttcACATTATGTACAACATGTGTCTGTGACATTGAGTCTGAGGTactttcagttcatttctattcagtttcagttttacacACACTGGTACAACAAGAACAAGAGGGGGAATCTAAGTAAACATCAAACTCCAACATGATTCCCACGTGAAATATGACACAATCGCTGACAACTGGAAAATGTCTTCTCTGATGAGAAGCTTCATAGAAATGTCTGGCTATCAGCTCTGAGTTTAGtttaatgctaatgtcagcatgctaagaCTATGACAATGCCACCATACTCATGTTTAGCTGATAGAATGTATTATATAAAGTAGCATGTTGGCATATTTGCcctgttcaccatcttagtttgttagcatgctaatatttcctaattagcactaaacacaaagtacagctgaggctggaaTGTCATTAGTTATAAAGGTGTTTGGTCAAAAAGCGCTggacaaaatctttttttttaacctgatGATGGAACAGTTTGAGGCTTAATCatagttattacagttcatccagGATGGAACCTGAATGTCTGAACTAAATTTCATGGTAGTCCATCCAGTTAATACTTCGCTCACAACCACAAATATGAACCACACTgagtgctagaggaaaagtcagggaatcaccaaagtcattaggattcatctaCTGGGAGTCATGGCAATCTATACAacagttgctgagatatttcagtctggaccaatgCAATAGACCAACCAAATGACAATGTCATCTATACTGTAACACTGCTGGCATGGCTAAAAATACTATACAACACAGATATTTCACCTGGCAGTACAGaatagaataaaacagaaaactaacATGTGATGAAATGTCCATGCAATCCAGGTAACGGAAGCTGATTTTTACTACCACATATTCATTCACCATGTTGTGTATTGTAGACTAACAGTGGAATACATTTGGTCCATTAGATgcagaaacagtaaaaaataaatgtctattAAGTGACTGTGCACTCAGATGAAACTAAAAGCTTTTGATATCTGAGATAAATTTCGCAAACAGGAGTTTCAGCTCTCCTCTGGAATGTTATCCGGCAGTAATTCAGCAGGGTGTTTGCCCTGAATaaaactgtcacacacaggATAGGAACGTCCAGCATGTTGGTTATGCTATAGATTCTTTCTCTGTGACTACTGTTCATGGCAGCCTGACACTGTCATTAATGTTGTTAACAATGGTCTCCTGAGCGACATGGCCATTAGATTAAGTGCTTGGAGTCCTCTCGTGTAACACACCCTTTTAATAAACATCTTGTTTCTTAGAGGATGCAGCTCATCTCGGGCTCTATCCATCTATTACTTAACATCAGATGGTAAATGCTGGCCAAGGTCCTGTCTCCCTTTCATTCACATTGTGATCATGAAACACTTTTCCCTGCTGTATTCAGAGACTTATTTAACATTATACTGACAATTGATTTTCAACAACTTGTTGATAGTCAGTTCAGGTTGACTCATCATGTTACCTCCCCAAAGCATGACACTGTGACACTGGCCTTTATGTAGATATCAAACGACCTGCTAGTAAACCAGTTGACAAGTACAGTGGAAGTACCTGCCTGAACAAATCCACCTTAACTCAAAACTGTCTGTGAAAATGACAGTGTTCCTTTTTTTAGCTATCAAGTCCTCATGTTTTGGGTAAGTTGTCAGATTCCTTGACAACCGggcaagaaaaacactgagttcttgtcactttctgatagtCAATGGATAAAATTACAATGAACAAATATTAGCTTCAGTGCTAAATGTCATAGTGACCTTAAGTAAGCAATATCAACTGCATTGCAACAGTGAATATGAGCCACACATTCAGTACATGATGATGAAAACTGGGAGAGGGGTTAACTTGGGTTTCAGATGGCAGAGAGGTGCTCCTGACACCCAGATGCCCGGCGTGTAGTGGGGCTGCATCTGGTCAACATGGTGATCTGGGTGCTGAAGTTGTTGCCATTGCTGCCTATGGAGGGCTGCTGGTACTTAGTGTCAGCACCCAGGAACCTCTGCAGCATCCATCTGCGCCACTTACGCTTAATCTCCGACTGTACCTGCAGGAGTAGATGAGATGAGAGGGTAGACAAACAGGATGAAGAGAGGGGTGTtaaaaggggggtgggggggtggggttacATGAGATTTAGTGACATAAAAGGACATTAAACATCTTAAAGATCTGTTATTTGTTTGAATTTACTCACCTCGCCATTCAAAAAGCAGTACAAAACTGTAACAACAAAACCCTGTTGAAGAGAGAAGCAGATAAAATGTGCTGTCTGAGAATACCAGTGTGACAGTACAGCTGGGGAAACACTCAGAATGTTTGTGTATGAATAATGACGGTAAGATTATGACCAACTTCAGACTCAGACAGGAGGTTCATCATTTAAATCTCTGGGAAATTTTTCCAAGAGATATCACTCTGAGTTAAAACGATTATAAATTAAGAATACTTTCCATTGCTAGGTTTCCATAATTTCACTTGGCTCTCAGGGTTCCAATCTAATGCTCAGTAAATCAGCAGCCTCATTATTCAACCATGCAAAATTAAACATGTCAGCTACACAAAGCATTCATTCAAATCTTCATGCTACCAAGCCGTTTTCATGTAACTTTACTGAATCAAagcattttcactttttctatCTGGTGACATACTTGTATCACAAGTTTTTGTCTAAGACACAAGATGGCGATCCTGTAAAAGTCAAAAAAAGGATTAGAAACATCAAATCTCATTATTCACCAGTGAGTAGCACTCCTTCTGCCTGATTTTTGGAAAGTGCTGACAGGCTGCCTAACACCTTGTATGCTCTTATGTAACATTACCTGAAATGACCCCAGAATAAGGTCAAACACCATCCTGACTTGTGGGTGGATGTGGTCAGGAATGACGGCAAAAATGATGTAGTTGATCCCAAAGAGAGGTATTAACAACAGCGTTGATTTAGCCAGTCTCCTAAAAGAGTAGAAAAATGAGTAAGTGAGGAGGGGGCTTGTGTTCATCCTTCTTAAAATCTCCAAAAGCTAGAGTCAAGGATATATTTGTCACAATGCAAGATCTGTTGTTACTCACCACCATCAACATAAtggcagaaaaataatttattccATGTCACCTGATAAAAAATGACTGTAACCCATGCTATGACAGAGACGCTGAAGTGAAAACCTACGAGTACTGATTGGATTCCTTTCTTCCGATGTCGGGGCAATTCATCTTCTGTCGCAAAATCCGGATTATacaaatgaaaaggaaaaagttCACCTGCCGAGAAAGTAACAGAGTGGTTAATGTGATTGTGTTACACAGAGCTGTATATCAACTGTTAGGCGCCGTGACTCACAAGTATGGTGACCAAAATAGGTGTTTTGATGATCCACCATGGATTGTCATCGATTATCTCCCAGCAT
The DNA window shown above is from Lates calcarifer isolate ASB-BC8 linkage group LG4, TLL_Latcal_v3, whole genome shotgun sequence and carries:
- the LOC108883911 gene encoding kelch-like protein 40a; this translates as MAAMTIDPAEQPRMYQQTLLQDGLCDLLENDKFVDCVLKIQDKEFPCHRLVLAASSPFFKAMFLSDLEESKKREIVLKDVEPGVMGMILRYLYTSDINLTEQNVQDIFMAANMYQIPSIFSVCVSYLQDKLVLGNCLAIFRLGLLLDCPRLTLSAREFICERYQVVVRDQDFLQLDPSELALIITSDSLNVEREELVFESLMDWVKHDEKSRTKDLQELLHCIRFRLIPLDYFKEKVERHQYIRFSQEIKEELDLVRDAHRGRLPKPKKLSRDEAKGGEGSEDEEDGDEEGYLPGILNNNPRFGMFEIDLILMINNTGTVAYDPVGNECFVVSESTEIPKNHSSLVTKQNQVFVVGGLIYNEEDKDDPFSSYFLQFDPVSSEWLGMPSQPNPRCLFGLTEAENSIFVVGGKELKEGEHALDSVMIYDRQSFKWGESDPLPYEVYGHGTVSHKGLVYVIGGKSESKKCMRRVCVYNPTKFEWKDLAPLKTARSLFGISIHKDQIFVVTGVTDAGLTCSAEVYDIATNKWSEFTEFPQERSSLNLISLGDFLYAVGGFAMMPSETSEEPVPTEMTDIWRYDEAEKSWTGILREISYAEGSTVLPVRLNTLRLTKL